From Chlamydiifrater volucris, one genomic window encodes:
- a CDS encoding RNA polymerase sigma factor — translation MNTKTDADISLEEEPQKKLEELVALAKDQGFITYEEINDILPMSFDTPEQIDQVLIFLTGMDIQVLNQADVERQKERKKEAKELEGLARRSEGTPDDPVRMYLKEMGTVPLLTREEEVEISKRIEKAQIQIERIILRFRYSTKEAISIANYLINGKERFDKIISEKEVEDKARFLELLPKLINLLKEEDSVLENLLLQLREPNLSKAEITKLNDALEKCRIRTQAYLRCFHCRHNVTEDFGEVVFKAYDSFLSLEEEINDLKVRAERNKFAAAKLSAARRKLRNREVAAGRTLEEFKKDVRMLQRWMDKSQEAKKEMVESNLRLVISIAKKYTNRGLSFLDLIQEGNMGLMKAVEKFEYRRGYKFSTYATWWIRQAVTRAIADQARTIRIPVHMIETINKVLRGAKKLMMETGKEPTPEELAEELGLTPDRVREIYKIAQHPISLQAEVGEGGESSFGDFLEDTGVESPAEATGYSMLKDKMKEVLKTLTERERFVLIHRFGLLDGKPKTLEEVGSAFNVTRERIRQIEAKALRKMRHPIRSKQLRAFLDLLEEEKPTVNKIK, via the coding sequence ATGAATACAAAAACTGACGCAGACATTTCTCTGGAGGAAGAACCTCAAAAAAAACTCGAAGAGTTAGTAGCTCTTGCAAAAGATCAAGGATTCATTACCTACGAAGAAATCAATGATATCCTTCCTATGAGTTTTGACACCCCAGAACAAATTGACCAGGTCCTTATCTTTCTCACGGGGATGGATATTCAAGTTCTTAACCAAGCCGATGTGGAGCGTCAAAAAGAGCGAAAAAAGGAAGCTAAAGAACTTGAAGGTCTCGCCAGACGAAGCGAAGGAACTCCAGACGACCCTGTAAGAATGTACCTGAAGGAGATGGGTACAGTTCCGTTGCTCACTAGAGAAGAGGAAGTAGAAATCTCTAAAAGAATAGAGAAGGCTCAAATTCAAATAGAGCGCATCATTCTGAGGTTTCGCTACTCCACTAAGGAAGCTATTTCCATAGCTAATTACCTGATAAACGGAAAGGAGCGTTTTGATAAAATTATTTCTGAAAAAGAAGTCGAAGACAAAGCCCGTTTCTTAGAGCTTCTTCCTAAGCTAATCAACTTGCTGAAGGAGGAAGACTCTGTTTTAGAAAACCTCTTACTCCAACTCAGAGAGCCCAATTTGTCTAAAGCTGAAATCACTAAACTCAATGATGCTTTGGAGAAATGTCGTATTAGGACTCAGGCTTATCTGAGATGCTTTCACTGCCGACACAACGTCACGGAAGATTTTGGCGAAGTCGTCTTCAAAGCTTATGATTCTTTCCTAAGTCTGGAGGAAGAAATCAATGATCTTAAGGTGAGGGCAGAGCGCAATAAATTTGCAGCGGCCAAGTTGTCTGCTGCAAGGAGAAAATTGAGAAATAGAGAAGTAGCAGCAGGCAGAACCCTAGAAGAATTCAAAAAGGATGTTCGAATGCTACAACGATGGATGGATAAAAGTCAGGAAGCAAAAAAGGAAATGGTGGAGTCCAACCTGCGTCTAGTTATTTCTATTGCAAAAAAATACACAAACAGAGGGTTATCTTTTTTAGATCTCATCCAAGAAGGAAATATGGGTTTGATGAAAGCCGTGGAAAAATTCGAGTATCGTAGAGGTTACAAGTTTTCCACCTACGCTACATGGTGGATCCGACAAGCAGTTACCCGAGCCATAGCAGACCAAGCTAGGACCATACGAATCCCAGTCCACATGATTGAGACTATCAATAAAGTCCTTCGTGGAGCGAAAAAATTAATGATGGAAACGGGGAAAGAACCTACTCCGGAAGAGCTTGCTGAGGAATTGGGTCTGACTCCAGATCGTGTTCGGGAAATTTATAAAATAGCCCAACACCCTATATCTCTACAGGCTGAAGTTGGAGAGGGTGGAGAAAGCTCCTTTGGAGATTTTCTCGAGGATACAGGTGTAGAATCTCCGGCGGAGGCTACTGGCTACTCCATGCTAAAAGATAAAATGAAAGAAGTCCTAAAAACCTTAACAGAAAGAGAGCGTTTTGTTTTGATACACCGCTTTGGACTTTTGGATGGCAAGCCCAAGACTTTAGAAGAGGTCGGTTCTGCTTTCAATGTTACTAGAGAACGTATCCGACAAATAGAAGCTAAGGCATTGAGAAAAATGCGCCACCCCATAAGATCTAAGCAATTGCGAGCCTTTCTTGATCTGCTTGAAGAAGAAAAACCTACTGTGAATAAAATAAAATAA
- the rpsT gene encoding 30S ribosomal protein S20, producing MVTKKNAKNAKVKRSSAEKRVITSKKRNLINQSFKSKVKTVAKKFEASLKTKDSALISESLNNLYSLIDKGVKRKIFKLGKGARMKSRATAKVA from the coding sequence ATGGTCACCAAAAAAAACGCGAAGAATGCGAAGGTTAAACGTTCTAGTGCAGAAAAGAGGGTGATAACCTCTAAGAAGCGTAACTTGATTAACCAAAGTTTTAAATCAAAAGTTAAAACTGTTGCTAAAAAGTTTGAGGCTTCTTTGAAAACGAAGGATTCAGCTCTTATCTCCGAAAGTTTGAATAACCTCTATAGTCTTATAGACAAGGGTGTGAAAAGAAAGATCTTCAAGCTTGGTAAAGGAGCTAGGATGAAGTCTAGGGCAACAGCGAAGGTTGCTTAA